From the genome of Actinacidiphila yeochonensis CN732, one region includes:
- a CDS encoding alpha/beta fold hydrolase has product MTAQTVPVPGAPAADGSGRPAQRTVRAHDVVLAYEEHGGPAGDGSEAPPLLLVHGHPFDRTLWRPQSAAFPGRRVILPDLRGYGHSGGVPQPGGKTLLEVYAADLAALLDALGVPRAVLGGISMGGQIVMEFLRLFPERVAGVVLADTSAQGESEPARQERRERADLLEREGMAGYAHAVLDSMITPANAAALPDVAGHVLGMMLAAPPAGAAAALRGRAERADRTALLAQIAVPALVVVGREDVFTPVADAEFLHARIPGARLAVIDGAGHLPNLERPEAFNAAVAELLAMVPLEDGGEA; this is encoded by the coding sequence ATGACCGCGCAGACCGTACCGGTCCCAGGCGCGCCTGCCGCCGACGGCTCCGGGAGGCCGGCCCAGCGCACCGTGCGGGCACACGATGTCGTCCTCGCCTACGAGGAGCACGGTGGCCCCGCCGGCGACGGCTCCGAGGCGCCGCCGCTGCTGCTTGTGCACGGCCACCCCTTCGACCGGACGCTGTGGCGGCCGCAGTCCGCCGCGTTCCCCGGGCGCCGGGTGATCCTCCCCGACCTGCGCGGCTACGGGCACAGCGGCGGAGTGCCGCAGCCGGGCGGCAAGACCCTCCTGGAGGTGTACGCCGCCGACCTCGCGGCCCTGCTCGACGCGCTCGGCGTACCGCGGGCGGTCCTGGGCGGGATCTCCATGGGCGGGCAGATCGTCATGGAGTTCCTGCGCCTCTTCCCCGAACGGGTCGCGGGGGTGGTGCTGGCCGACACCTCCGCGCAGGGCGAGTCCGAACCGGCCCGCCAGGAGCGGCGCGAACGGGCCGACCTTCTGGAACGGGAGGGGATGGCGGGATACGCGCACGCCGTCCTCGACTCGATGATCACACCCGCCAACGCGGCCGCCCTGCCGGACGTCGCCGGGCACGTGCTCGGCATGATGCTCGCCGCCCCGCCGGCCGGGGCCGCCGCCGCCCTGCGCGGTCGCGCCGAGCGGGCCGACCGCACCGCCCTGCTGGCGCAGATCGCGGTACCCGCCCTCGTCGTCGTCGGCCGGGAGGACGTCTTCACGCCGGTCGCCGACGCGGAGTTCCTGCACGCGCGCATCCCCGGAGCCCGGCTCGCCGTCATCGACGGGGCGGGTCACCTGCCGAACCTGGAGCGGCCGGAGGCGTTCAACGCCGCCGTGGCCGAACTGCTGGCCATGGTGCCGCTGGAGGACGGCGGCGAGGCCTGA
- a CDS encoding molybdopterin-dependent oxidoreductase, with amino-acid sequence MDNDTAAGGPTAGGHRGGDPVPLDPPGGPHQEPPESGTADDEREGTPVGRRLVLGMLGLGAAGVAVGGALQDRIDSVLAAVSAKDPVGVTGLLPGGGGFRFYSVANSIPHRSEADYRLTVDGLVDRPASYRLSDLRALPQTRLVRDVQCVTGWRVPNTAFSGVLLSTLLDAAGVRHPGTAVHFTCFDGVYTESLTLEQARRSDMLVALTMDGRPVTAAHGGPVRLYAAPMYFYKSAKWLSGITVTEHVRRGYWEEYGYAVDGWVGRSNGRHDQPTS; translated from the coding sequence ATGGACAACGACACGGCCGCCGGCGGGCCCACGGCCGGCGGACACCGCGGCGGCGACCCGGTGCCGCTCGACCCGCCGGGCGGACCGCACCAGGAACCCCCGGAGAGCGGCACGGCGGACGACGAGCGCGAGGGCACCCCCGTGGGCAGGCGCCTCGTGCTCGGCATGCTCGGTCTGGGCGCGGCCGGAGTCGCGGTGGGCGGCGCCCTCCAGGACCGGATCGACTCCGTACTGGCCGCCGTCAGCGCCAAGGACCCCGTCGGTGTGACCGGACTGCTGCCCGGCGGCGGGGGGTTCCGGTTCTACTCCGTGGCGAACTCGATCCCGCACCGCTCGGAGGCCGACTACCGGCTCACCGTCGACGGGCTGGTGGACCGCCCCGCCTCGTACCGGCTCTCCGACCTGCGCGCGCTGCCGCAGACCCGACTGGTGCGCGACGTCCAGTGCGTCACCGGTTGGCGGGTGCCGAACACCGCGTTCTCGGGCGTGCTGCTCTCGACCCTGCTGGACGCCGCCGGGGTCCGCCATCCCGGCACCGCCGTCCACTTCACCTGCTTCGACGGCGTCTACACCGAGAGCCTCACCCTGGAGCAGGCCCGCCGTTCCGACATGCTGGTCGCGCTCACCATGGACGGCAGGCCGGTGACCGCTGCCCACGGCGGCCCGGTACGGCTGTACGCGGCGCCCATGTACTTCTACAAGTCCGCGAAGTGGCTTTCGGGCATCACGGTCACCGAGCACGTTCGGCGCGGCTACTGGGAGGAGTACGGTTACGCCGTCGACGGATGGGTCGGGAGGTCCAACGGGCGCCATGACCAACCCACTTCCTGA
- a CDS encoding cytochrome b/b6 domain-containing protein, translating to MTNPLPDRLPRANAGDGPLPESVRRFSRAETWVHRSLAWLMGVCAVTAAVLYLPPLGELVGRRRLVVTVHEWSGIALPVPVLLGLVSRAFRADARRLGRFQPHDRQWLRAALRRRRREPGLAGKFNAGQKLYAAFTVGFVLVMAGTGLIMWFPRLTPLLWRTGATFVHDWLALLVAAVVAGHVYFAAIDPEARRGLRTGRVARWWAGSEHPLWRPEPAEPPEPPDPPELSAGERE from the coding sequence ATGACCAACCCACTTCCTGACCGCCTCCCGCGCGCGAACGCCGGGGACGGTCCCCTCCCGGAGAGCGTGCGGCGGTTCAGCCGTGCCGAGACCTGGGTGCACCGCTCGCTGGCCTGGCTGATGGGCGTGTGCGCCGTCACGGCGGCCGTCCTGTACCTGCCGCCGCTGGGTGAACTCGTCGGCCGGCGCCGCCTGGTGGTCACCGTCCACGAGTGGTCCGGGATCGCGCTGCCGGTGCCGGTCCTGCTGGGGCTCGTCTCGCGGGCGTTCCGGGCCGACGCGCGGCGACTGGGCCGGTTCCAGCCGCACGACCGGCAGTGGCTGCGCGCAGCCCTGCGACGGCGCCGCCGCGAGCCGGGCCTGGCCGGGAAGTTCAACGCCGGCCAGAAGCTGTACGCCGCGTTCACCGTCGGCTTCGTCCTGGTGATGGCGGGAACCGGGCTGATCATGTGGTTCCCGCGGCTCACGCCGCTGCTGTGGCGCACCGGAGCGACCTTCGTCCACGACTGGCTGGCTCTTCTGGTCGCCGCCGTGGTCGCCGGGCACGTCTACTTCGCCGCCATCGACCCCGAGGCCCGCCGTGGCCTGCGGACCGGCCGGGTGGCGCGCTGGTGGGCCGGCAGTGAGCACCCCCTGTGGCGTCCGGAACCGGCCGAACCGCCGGAACCACCTGATCCGCCTGAACTGTCCGCAGGGGAACGCGAGTAG
- a CDS encoding DeoR/GlpR family DNA-binding transcription regulator — protein MSDNQNLLAEQRRALILDEVRRRGGVRVNELTRRLNVSDMTVRRDLDALARQGVVEKVHGGAVPVAEPSSHEPGFEAKSGLELGAKEAIARAAATLVSPGSAIALAGGTTTYALAQHLLDVPDLTVVTNSVRVADVFQSGQRRMGSHGGAATVVITGGLRTPSETLVGPVADRAIRSLHFDLLFMGVHGISVEAGLSTPNLAEAETNRQFVRSARRVVVIADHTKWGTVGLSSFATLEDVDTLVTDAGIPEVLREEIAEHLADLVVAGEPPAAAES, from the coding sequence GTGAGCGACAACCAGAACCTCCTCGCGGAACAGCGTCGGGCCCTGATCCTCGACGAGGTGCGGCGACGCGGCGGGGTGCGGGTCAACGAGCTGACCCGGCGGCTGAACGTCTCGGACATGACCGTCCGCCGCGATCTGGACGCGCTGGCCCGCCAGGGCGTGGTCGAGAAGGTCCACGGCGGGGCCGTGCCGGTGGCCGAGCCGAGCAGCCACGAACCGGGCTTCGAGGCCAAGTCGGGGCTGGAGCTGGGCGCGAAGGAGGCCATCGCCCGGGCCGCCGCCACCCTGGTCTCGCCGGGCAGCGCCATCGCCCTGGCCGGCGGCACCACCACCTACGCGCTGGCGCAGCACCTGCTGGACGTGCCGGACCTGACGGTGGTGACGAACTCGGTGCGTGTCGCCGACGTCTTCCAGTCCGGCCAGCGTCGGATGGGCAGCCACGGCGGCGCGGCGACGGTGGTGATCACCGGCGGGCTGCGCACCCCGTCCGAGACGCTGGTCGGCCCGGTGGCCGACCGGGCGATCCGCTCACTCCACTTCGACCTGCTCTTCATGGGCGTGCACGGCATCTCGGTGGAGGCGGGCCTGTCCACGCCGAACCTGGCCGAGGCGGAGACCAACCGGCAGTTCGTGCGGTCGGCGCGGCGGGTCGTGGTGATCGCTGACCACACCAAGTGGGGCACCGTCGGCCTGAGTTCCTTCGCCACCCTGGAGGACGTGGACACCCTGGTGACGGACGCCGGCATCCCCGAGGTGCTGCGCGAGGAGATCGCCGAGCACCTGGCGGACCTCGTGGTGGCGGGCGAGCCCCCGGCCGCCGCCGAGAGCTGA
- a CDS encoding right-handed parallel beta-helix repeat-containing protein encodes MAHGVVQVTNPSGSRWRRRTGEYESLAAALEAASDGDVLSVGAGTYRENLVLDHAVVLRCADGPGTVRIAPSSGVGLTLRAPAAVHDLTVECQDVTSPALLVERSTPELVGLRISTRSAVGLEVRDGARPTVRRCVVDNPAGIGVSVLDGAGGLFEECEVVSAGQSGVSVRGGAGPRLERCRVHHASGAGLEVTGEGSNLEAVSCEVYEVRGPGVQLSARGAGQFTDCQVHRTTGDGISLDTDAVLALNDCDIHDVPENAVDLRARSVLTLTRCTVRGFGRNGLSVWDPGTRVDANQCEIHDSSGDYPAVWVSDGAVAILDSCRVHDVPDALFVLDRGSRADVVDSDFTQIRNTAVSVSDGAVVQLDDCRIREAATGAWFRDHGSGGTLSQTTIDATSTGVIVTKGADPALERCTITNPSEAGVYVSAGGRGTFTGCRVTGSSGYGFHVIDGCRSTLTRCRTERCARGGYEFAEPGPVVEDCTSDKAAAQEPSATPPPEPLRAVSGGQSFGVLGGVPPQRPAEPAAPPQVRVATRESTDVLGDLDALVGLEGVKREVRTLIDMISVGRRREQAGLKAPSPRRHLVFTGSPGTGKTTVARLYGEILASLGVLESGHLVEVARVDLVGEHIGSTAIRTQEAFERARGGVLFIDEAYALAPEDAGRDFGREAIDTLVKLMEDHRDAVVVIVAGYTAEMERFLDSNPGVASRFSRTITFSDYSPEELLQIVGTQSADQQYEIADDTSEALLKYFTAIPKGPAFGNGRTARQTFEAMVESHAVRLAQIADPTHEELQLLHPEDLPTLP; translated from the coding sequence ATGGCACATGGCGTGGTGCAGGTGACCAATCCGAGCGGTTCTCGGTGGCGCCGCCGCACAGGTGAGTACGAGTCGCTCGCCGCCGCGCTGGAGGCGGCGAGCGACGGCGACGTGCTCTCGGTGGGTGCGGGCACCTACCGGGAGAATCTGGTCCTCGACCACGCGGTGGTGCTGCGCTGCGCCGACGGTCCAGGGACGGTCCGGATCGCGCCGTCCTCCGGCGTCGGCCTGACACTGCGCGCCCCGGCCGCCGTGCACGACCTCACCGTCGAATGCCAGGACGTCACCTCACCCGCCCTCCTCGTCGAGCGGAGCACCCCCGAACTGGTCGGCCTGCGCATCTCGACCCGCTCCGCGGTGGGGCTGGAAGTGCGCGACGGGGCCCGGCCGACGGTCCGCCGCTGCGTGGTGGACAACCCGGCCGGGATCGGGGTGAGCGTCCTGGACGGCGCCGGGGGCCTGTTCGAGGAGTGCGAGGTCGTCTCGGCCGGGCAGAGCGGGGTGTCGGTGCGCGGCGGCGCCGGACCGCGGCTGGAGCGCTGCCGGGTGCACCACGCCTCGGGGGCGGGACTGGAGGTGACCGGCGAGGGCAGCAACCTGGAGGCGGTCAGCTGCGAGGTGTACGAGGTGCGCGGGCCCGGCGTGCAGTTGTCGGCGCGCGGCGCCGGCCAGTTCACCGACTGCCAGGTGCACCGCACCACGGGTGACGGCATCAGCCTGGACACCGACGCGGTGCTGGCCCTGAACGACTGCGACATCCACGACGTCCCCGAGAACGCCGTCGACCTGCGGGCCCGCTCGGTGCTCACCCTCACCCGCTGCACGGTGCGCGGCTTCGGCCGCAACGGCCTGTCGGTGTGGGACCCGGGCACCCGGGTGGACGCCAACCAGTGCGAAATACACGACAGTTCCGGCGACTACCCGGCCGTGTGGGTGAGCGACGGCGCGGTGGCCATACTGGACTCCTGCCGGGTGCACGACGTCCCGGACGCGCTGTTCGTGCTCGACCGGGGCTCGCGCGCCGACGTCGTGGACAGCGACTTCACGCAGATCCGCAACACGGCCGTGTCGGTGAGCGACGGCGCCGTCGTCCAGCTCGACGACTGCCGTATCCGGGAGGCCGCCACCGGCGCCTGGTTCCGCGACCACGGCAGCGGCGGCACCCTCTCCCAGACGACCATCGACGCCACCTCGACCGGCGTCATCGTCACCAAGGGCGCCGACCCGGCCCTGGAGCGCTGCACGATCACCAACCCGTCGGAGGCGGGTGTCTACGTCTCGGCCGGCGGGCGGGGCACGTTCACCGGCTGCCGGGTGACCGGCAGCAGCGGGTACGGCTTCCACGTGATCGACGGCTGCCGCTCCACCCTGACCCGGTGCCGCACCGAGCGGTGCGCCCGGGGCGGGTACGAGTTCGCCGAGCCGGGGCCGGTGGTGGAGGACTGCACGAGCGACAAGGCCGCGGCACAGGAGCCGTCGGCGACCCCGCCGCCGGAGCCGCTGCGGGCGGTGAGCGGCGGGCAGTCCTTCGGTGTGCTCGGCGGGGTGCCGCCGCAGCGGCCTGCCGAGCCCGCCGCTCCGCCGCAGGTGCGGGTGGCCACCCGGGAGAGCACGGACGTCCTGGGCGACCTGGACGCGCTGGTCGGCCTGGAGGGCGTCAAGCGGGAGGTGCGCACCCTGATCGACATGATCTCGGTCGGGCGGCGCCGCGAGCAGGCCGGCCTCAAGGCCCCCTCGCCCCGCCGCCACCTGGTCTTCACCGGCTCCCCCGGCACCGGCAAGACCACCGTGGCACGGCTGTACGGCGAGATCCTGGCGTCGCTCGGGGTCCTGGAGAGCGGCCACCTGGTGGAGGTGGCGCGGGTGGACCTGGTGGGCGAGCACATCGGCTCGACCGCCATCCGCACCCAGGAGGCGTTCGAACGGGCCCGCGGCGGCGTGCTGTTCATCGACGAGGCGTACGCGCTCGCGCCGGAGGACGCGGGCCGGGACTTCGGCCGGGAGGCGATCGACACCCTGGTGAAGCTGATGGAGGACCACCGGGACGCGGTGGTGGTGATCGTCGCGGGCTACACGGCGGAGATGGAACGCTTCCTCGACTCCAACCCCGGTGTCGCCTCACGCTTCTCACGCACCATCACGTTCAGTGACTACAGCCCGGAGGAGCTGCTGCAGATCGTCGGCACGCAGTCCGCCGACCAGCAGTACGAGATCGCCGACGACACCTCCGAGGCACTGCTGAAGTACTTCACCGCCATCCCCAAGGGCCCCGCGTTCGGCAACGGCCGCACCGCGCGGCAGACCTTCGAGGCGATGGTGGAGAGCCACGCGGTACGGCTGGCGCAGATCGCCGACCCGACCCACGAGGAACTCCAGCTCCTCCACCCCGAGGACCTCCCGACGCTGCCGTAG
- a CDS encoding Rv1733c family protein — protein MSRREGLVRRGWRWRRNALRRPTDVVEAWLVLVSAVLLCLTPLLGWWAGQSADRALRQTVRAQHAQRALVPATVESGAKGVVVARTAEGARNDPRAGLSGHGDVLRWTAPNGSTHTAAVSSDLEVWQRGGVRLWVDRRGDLVPVPLDPVTADTRAVLTGTAAASTVAGLIVITRQVAMWRLMRRRMASWEREWARVGQNWGRAGAGG, from the coding sequence ATGAGCCGTCGCGAAGGGCTGGTCCGACGCGGGTGGCGGTGGCGGCGCAACGCGCTGCGCCGTCCCACCGATGTCGTCGAGGCGTGGCTGGTGCTGGTCAGCGCCGTGCTGCTGTGCCTGACCCCGCTGCTCGGCTGGTGGGCCGGCCAGTCGGCCGACCGGGCCCTCCGGCAGACGGTGCGGGCCCAGCACGCGCAACGCGCCCTCGTGCCCGCGACCGTCGAGTCCGGCGCCAAGGGCGTCGTGGTCGCCCGGACCGCCGAGGGGGCGAGGAACGATCCCCGGGCCGGACTGTCGGGCCACGGCGACGTCCTGAGGTGGACCGCCCCGAACGGCAGCACGCACACCGCGGCGGTCTCCTCGGACCTCGAAGTGTGGCAGCGGGGAGGCGTCCGGCTGTGGGTGGACCGGCGGGGGGACCTGGTCCCGGTGCCCCTGGACCCCGTCACCGCCGACACCCGGGCGGTGCTCACCGGCACCGCCGCCGCCTCCACCGTGGCGGGCCTGATCGTCATCACCCGCCAGGTGGCGATGTGGCGCCTGATGCGCCGCCGCATGGCGTCGTGGGAGCGCGAGTGGGCCCGCGTCGGGCAGAACTGGGGCCGGGCGGGCGCCGGAGGCTGA
- a CDS encoding MOSC domain-containing protein: MTPPRVAALYLYPVKSLRTTGVRTAVVEPWGLAGDRRWMIADARTLRSVTQREQPALARVDAALLPDGAVRLSVAGGAPLTVAVPPPGPELLVRHFKDEIRVRAAGPEADAWLSAFLGTPVRLVHQDPVALPRLVDPEYALPGDTVSLADGYPLLLTATASLAALNDLVSQGTAPHEGPLPMDRFRPNVVVEGTEAWAEHGWRRVRIGEVVFRAPKPCARCVVTTTDQVTGERGREPLPALARRRTGAGKLLFGQNLIPEAPGTLHVGDALTLME, encoded by the coding sequence ATGACACCGCCGCGCGTTGCCGCCCTGTACCTCTATCCGGTGAAATCGCTGCGCACCACCGGCGTGCGTACGGCGGTCGTCGAGCCGTGGGGACTCGCGGGCGACCGCCGGTGGATGATCGCCGACGCCCGGACACTGCGCTCGGTGACGCAGCGGGAGCAGCCCGCACTCGCCCGGGTCGACGCCGCGCTCCTGCCGGACGGCGCGGTGCGGCTGTCGGTGGCCGGCGGCGCCCCGCTGACGGTGGCGGTGCCGCCGCCCGGCCCGGAGCTGCTCGTCAGGCACTTCAAGGACGAGATCCGGGTGCGCGCGGCCGGCCCGGAGGCCGACGCGTGGCTGAGCGCGTTCCTGGGCACGCCCGTCCGCCTGGTCCACCAGGACCCGGTCGCCCTGCCCCGGCTGGTGGACCCCGAGTACGCCCTGCCCGGCGACACGGTCAGCCTCGCCGACGGCTACCCGCTGCTGCTGACGGCCACGGCGTCCCTGGCCGCCCTCAACGACCTGGTCTCCCAGGGGACGGCACCGCACGAGGGGCCGCTGCCGATGGACCGGTTCCGGCCCAACGTGGTCGTGGAGGGGACGGAGGCGTGGGCCGAGCACGGGTGGCGCCGGGTGCGTATCGGGGAGGTGGTCTTCCGGGCGCCCAAGCCGTGCGCCCGGTGCGTGGTCACCACCACCGACCAGGTCACCGGCGAGCGCGGCCGTGAACCGCTGCCCGCGCTGGCCCGCCGCCGCACCGGCGCGGGAAAGCTGCTGTTCGGCCAGAACCTCATCCCCGAGGCGCCCGGAACCCTGCACGTCGGCGACGCGTTGACCCTGATGGAGTGA
- a CDS encoding DUF6643 family protein → MTTPRGSYGGGSGSYYPSSASFPDTPIYDSLVAERGTPQIAPIRVPAPYPSYDTGSFNAFGNSGNMPMRPALPALPALPSGPSAQPSYGQPQPVQNGYPAQGYPQPATPYTPQPAPAPRPAAYGGGWNGGGQPTQNPQHPSPSGYDTARPVPPRPMAPRQMPGGHPEDLYQRRNLGAGVPPQQQHGGGYYQG, encoded by the coding sequence ATGACCACCCCCCGCGGTTCGTACGGTGGCGGCTCCGGCAGCTACTACCCTTCGTCTGCGTCCTTCCCGGACACCCCGATCTACGACAGCCTCGTGGCCGAACGCGGCACCCCGCAGATCGCACCCATCCGCGTGCCAGCGCCCTACCCGTCGTACGACACCGGCAGCTTCAACGCCTTCGGCAACAGCGGGAACATGCCTATGCGCCCGGCGCTGCCCGCGCTGCCGGCGCTGCCCTCCGGGCCGTCCGCGCAGCCGTCCTACGGCCAGCCCCAGCCGGTGCAGAACGGCTACCCGGCCCAGGGCTACCCGCAGCCCGCCACGCCGTACACACCCCAGCCGGCGCCGGCCCCGCGGCCGGCGGCCTACGGAGGGGGCTGGAACGGCGGCGGGCAGCCGACGCAGAACCCCCAGCACCCGTCACCCTCCGGATACGACACCGCCCGTCCGGTGCCGCCGCGCCCGATGGCGCCCCGCCAGATGCCCGGTGGCCACCCCGAGGACCTCTACCAGCGCCGCAACCTCGGCGCCGGCGTGCCCCCGCAGCAGCAGCACGGGGGCGGTTACTACCAGGGCTGA
- a CDS encoding glutamate racemase, producing MKIGLVDSGIGLLAAAAAIRRLRPDADLVLSSDPEGMPWGPRTPQDVAGRALECARAAAARGLDALVVACNTASVHALPALRAEFEPLLPVVGTVPAIKPAASAHAAVAIWATPATTGSPYQRGLIDEFGNGARVTEVPCPGLADAVEAGDAAAVAAAVAAAAARTPAGTEAVVLGCTHYELVADRIAEAVPGALLYGSADAVAAQVLRRVALSAQSGQVHKDAAGEGPRGGALEVLLDGRAAELSPVARVYPQGALLAEAPARA from the coding sequence GTGAAGATCGGCTTGGTGGATTCGGGGATCGGACTGCTCGCCGCCGCGGCGGCGATCCGGCGGCTGCGGCCGGACGCGGACCTCGTGCTGTCCTCGGACCCCGAGGGCATGCCCTGGGGGCCGCGCACGCCGCAGGACGTGGCCGGGCGGGCCCTGGAGTGCGCGCGGGCCGCCGCCGCACGCGGGCTGGACGCCCTCGTGGTGGCCTGCAACACGGCGTCCGTGCACGCCCTGCCCGCGCTGCGGGCCGAGTTCGAGCCGCTGCTGCCCGTCGTGGGCACGGTGCCGGCGATCAAGCCCGCCGCGTCGGCCCACGCCGCCGTGGCGATCTGGGCCACCCCGGCCACCACCGGCAGCCCCTACCAGCGCGGACTCATCGACGAGTTCGGCAACGGCGCCCGCGTCACCGAGGTGCCCTGCCCGGGGCTCGCCGACGCCGTGGAGGCCGGGGACGCCGCCGCCGTGGCCGCCGCCGTGGCCGCCGCAGCCGCCCGCACCCCCGCCGGCACCGAGGCGGTCGTCCTCGGGTGCACGCACTACGAGCTCGTCGCCGACCGCATCGCCGAGGCCGTCCCCGGCGCCCTCCTGTACGGGTCGGCCGACGCGGTCGCCGCCCAGGTGCTGCGCCGCGTCGCCCTCTCGGCGCAAAGTGGCCAAGTTCACAAGGATGCCGCAGGGGAGGGTCCGCGGGGCGGTGCTCTGGAGGTGCTGCTGGACGGGCGCGCGGCCGAACTCTCCCCCGTCGCACGGGTGTACCCCCAGGGCGCCCTTCTGGCCGAAGCGCCGGCGAGGGCCTGA
- a CDS encoding lipoprotein codes for MTHAPRPENGASQVWTGRASNRMQWVLAAMGGACLALGIVLAVEGPGPTAGLAPLVMSVVGCLAVGLLVLFGTVAFTHVRVRVDREAVDVRCGHIGVPRRRIPLAEVSGAQLAPWISPRSWGGWGYRWRPEKGTAVVVRRGPGVVIDLGGGHCFTVTVDDAEGAVRTIRELLGLASSR; via the coding sequence ATGACGCACGCCCCCCGGCCGGAGAACGGCGCGTCCCAGGTGTGGACGGGCCGGGCCAGTAACCGTATGCAGTGGGTGCTCGCCGCCATGGGCGGCGCGTGCCTCGCGCTGGGCATCGTCCTCGCCGTGGAGGGCCCTGGCCCCACCGCGGGGCTGGCGCCCCTGGTGATGTCCGTCGTGGGCTGCCTCGCCGTCGGCCTCCTGGTGCTGTTCGGCACCGTGGCCTTCACCCACGTGCGGGTACGCGTGGACCGGGAGGCTGTCGACGTCCGCTGCGGGCACATCGGGGTGCCGCGCCGCCGCATCCCGCTGGCCGAGGTGAGCGGCGCCCAGCTCGCCCCCTGGATCAGCCCGCGCTCCTGGGGCGGCTGGGGCTACCGCTGGCGGCCCGAGAAGGGCACCGCCGTCGTCGTCCGGCGCGGCCCCGGAGTCGTCATCGACCTCGGCGGCGGCCACTGCTTCACCGTGACCGTCGACGACGCCGAGGGCGCGGTCCGCACCATCCGCGAACTGCTCGGCCTTGCCTCGTCCCGCTGA
- a CDS encoding NUDIX hydrolase — protein sequence MATPKFIQDIRAKAGHILLLLPGVVMVVFDGQGRVLLNLRSDNGKWALISGIPDPGEQPAEAAVREIMEETGVSAVVERVVSVFTNEPVEYGNGDLAQYTDIVLRCRAVGGEARVNDDESLDVRWFAVDDLPPLGPIARERIAMALADEPTWFAPAAPPVPDAQAAPGA from the coding sequence ATGGCGACTCCCAAGTTCATCCAGGACATCCGGGCGAAGGCCGGGCACATCCTCCTGCTGCTCCCGGGCGTGGTGATGGTGGTCTTCGACGGCCAGGGCCGGGTTCTGCTCAACCTCCGTTCGGACAACGGGAAGTGGGCGCTCATCAGCGGCATCCCGGACCCCGGGGAGCAGCCCGCCGAGGCGGCCGTGCGCGAGATCATGGAGGAGACGGGGGTGTCGGCGGTCGTGGAGCGGGTGGTGAGCGTCTTCACCAACGAGCCGGTGGAGTACGGCAACGGCGACCTCGCCCAGTACACCGACATCGTGCTGCGCTGCCGCGCGGTCGGCGGGGAGGCCCGGGTGAACGACGACGAGTCGCTGGACGTCCGCTGGTTCGCGGTCGACGACCTGCCGCCTCTGGGGCCGATCGCCCGGGAGCGGATCGCGATGGCCCTGGCGGACGAGCCGACCTGGTTCGCGCCCGCCGCCCCGCCCGTTCCCGACGCCCAGGCGGCTCCCGGGGCCTGA
- a CDS encoding PTS-dependent dihydroxyacetone kinase phosphotransferase subunit DhaM: MTAPTGDSPDTPVREKRPLVGVVLVSHSAAAAQAVADLARALTGGGADVPVAPAGGGPDGGLGTSSDLISSAAHAVDRGAGVAVLADLGSAVLTVKALLADEELPAGTRLVDAPFLEGAVAAVVTASTGADLDAVAAAAADAYTYRKT, from the coding sequence ATGACCGCGCCCACCGGGGACAGCCCGGACACCCCCGTACGCGAGAAGCGCCCGCTGGTGGGCGTCGTCCTCGTCTCCCACAGCGCCGCCGCGGCCCAGGCCGTGGCGGACCTCGCCAGGGCGCTCACCGGAGGCGGCGCCGACGTGCCCGTGGCACCCGCCGGCGGCGGGCCGGACGGCGGCCTGGGGACGAGCTCCGACCTGATCTCCTCGGCCGCGCACGCCGTGGACCGGGGCGCCGGGGTGGCCGTCCTCGCCGACCTGGGCAGCGCCGTCCTCACCGTCAAGGCGCTGCTGGCCGACGAGGAGCTCCCGGCCGGGACACGGCTGGTGGACGCGCCGTTCCTGGAAGGAGCGGTGGCCGCGGTGGTCACGGCCTCCACGGGCGCCGACCTCGACGCCGTGGCGGCCGCGGCCGCGGACGCCTACACGTACCGCAAGACCTGA